AGAGGCTGCCTGAGTGACCCAGAGGTTACAGAGGGGATCCTCTATAGGCATGGTGGAACAGTCCAGCTGAACCATGTGAAGGGGAGGCAGCAGCTGTACCCGTGTGGATCCCTGTGAGAGGCACCTCTCAGCAGGAGGGGTTCCATTTCCATCAGGCGAGATGGGTCACAGGCACTCAGGTATCCACAGAACTTATACAGGCACAGGGCATGATTGAAGTGGCCCGCTGGAATTTCCAGTGCCTTGTGGACCTGAAGCAGCCTGGAGTGAAGCTGCCTGAAGTTTTTGATCCTGTGCTGATCATGGAACTGAACAAGCTCTCAGACGTAGTGACAGGCCAGGCCAAGTACCCTGCCTTACTTGTCTCACAGACAGACACCAGTGAAAGGTTTGGACTGCAGTATGTGGAGCCTGGTTGTCGTCCTGTCCCCCTGAACTGGGACAAGCTACAAGTCCCAGAAAGTACCTATTGCAGGGGAGGAAGAGCATCAGTCCTAAGAGCTGTCTGCTCTCAGTGAGAGATTCCCACCTGAGGAGGTGAGGGAGGAACACTTTGCTCAGGTAAACTTGACTGTTGTACTTAGAAATATCCTCACTCactaaaacacaaaatgtaCTCTACCGGTCAAAAGTTTCTGGAcggtaatattttttaaaatgtttttaaaagaagtctcttctgctcaccaaggcttcatttatttgatccaaaatacagcaaaaacagtaatattgtgaaatatttttacaatttaaaataactgttttctatttgaatatattttaaaatgcattaatgcaattaatttcTTTGTTGGCAAAGCTtaattcagtgtcacatgattcttcagaaatcattctaatatgctgatttgctgctcaagaatcatttattattattatcaatgttgaaaaagttgtgtacaatttttaaatgtattcagatagaaaacagtattacatttcacaatattactgtttttgctgtattttggatcaaataaatgaagccttggtgagcagaagagacttcttttaaaaacatttaaaaatcttaccctccaaaaacttttgaccggtagtGTAATTATGTAATCACTGATTTTAACCCAAATGAATTACCCTTTGCTTCAGGATGACATCTTTGGTGTGGCTTCTCTCGGCTCAAAAACAATGATCCAGCCTGCACAGCCCACCAAAGTAAAAGGTAATTCAGTTCACATCTTCATCCCTTAATAATTCcttatttatatgaatactACAGATATTTCAGAGATAAAagtgaaaatgatttattattttttgtcctttttcCTCTTCTTTAGATGAGATGACACCACCACTGCCCTTTGCTCCCTCTCCACAAGCTGCTCGCACAGGTCCCATCAAGGCAGGCGGTCTACTTTTTGTCCTGGACCATTTTCGGTGGACACAGCCCATGAGGGATTCCATTGATGGCTTTCTGACAAAGTACCATGGGCAGAAAGACCTTCTCACCCAGGTGGATGCGGAGTATGCTGCCCTTGTGCAGGCTGCCTCCAGGGATCCCAATAGCCTCTTACACCCCACCACGAAACAGCATATCTCACGTTATGTGCAACACCTGGCCAAGATGACAAACACAAGTTCATACCTGGAGACCCAGCAGCTGTGGCATCACCTCACAGAAGGTAGTGAAACCGTAAGTGTACCAGTGGTAACCCTCCCACCTGCCCCAGTGAACCCACCCAGCAATAAGCCCAAAGAGTTCCTGCTAACTAAGGGTGAGATTGAACAAATGGTGAAAGATTGTGGAGaagcagcagcaacagcagccTGTTAAAAAGAGGATACGGAACTGTCTTGCTTGCGGCCAGCCAAAGTCACGTTACCTTGGTGATGGCTCctccattcatttttttttatcagtctgCGAATGTGAAGTAGTTTTACAGCTCTACAAAGGTATACCAGATGTATGCAGCGGAAGGCCTCACCAATCCTCGAATGCCGTTTGCTGACTTTGCTGaaacaccttttttttaaaCGAGAGCTACAGGCCAAAGCAGCGTTCTGCAGAGGCAAGACAGGTAATGGAGGAGCGGAGAAAGAGAAAGGCCATGGAGCAGCATCCCACTGGTTGCCTCTGTAGGTTCTGCCACAAGCCACTCAAACAAGGCCCAGAGAGTCCACACATACATACTGGCTTCCCCGGTGTGGCAGGGAAATATGTCTATTGTCCTGCCAGAGTGTTTTCCCTATATCGGACAGAGGGGATGACTCACGAGATGACTTGGGGAGAGTTCTGACAGTCTTCCTTTTATGAGGCTGAAAGGAAGAGATGGACAGCAGAAAAGGGAAAGTGACTGCCCTCATGTTTCCTGGTTTTGAATGTATGTATTGTAATTATtgtatcataaaaatataactcGGTATCTTGTTTGTTATGCATGTCTGTTACATGTTGAAACCACCGTGGTATGTTCTTGCCTTATTTgtctttctgttttttgtttttttgctatgTTGACTCCATGCAggattgtaaaatataaaaaaatctgcTTAACTTTTACTGTGTTATATAtgcatcattttttatttatcagtggaatttgtttttaccattctttcaaaacattttcaaaactctatGATTATTTAGATGATGGAAAGCATATAATATTTCTTAAGCATGTTGTTCTATTGttcttacattttattagtttattactTTTGGCACAATCATATTCATAACTGTACTATATACATGTGCATGGACAGTATCATCTGTTTAACTGAAAAAAGTACTATGTAGCCTCTTTCTAAAAAAgcatgttctttttttcttgcttttttcctgttttccacaactttagattttataactattattattattaatattgttgttgttgttgtttaatctataaatgtaaattgtttcatttatttccatttgttcattaaaatatcAAGTATTGGCCttgtttgcattgcattttagtgttttttaaattatttttatttacttgcattattttattttgatttgtaaACACTAAATATGAATAACTCTTACTATTAAACATACATAATTgtacataattatttaatttaaaattcttgttttttttctgtgttcttCACAactttagattttattattattgttgttgtttaatctataattatttaatgtatatttattcaattattatatgTTTTGGTTAGTACTGTACTGTACCAATTACCTCagttttatataatatgtatattattGTACTATAAATAAAACGAGAgactttctattttttattgtttattggttgtatttcatatatatggGTTTTCTGTACATAGTTATACAAATATAAAGCAAACgtctcattaaaaataaatgtctaaaacatGATCAAAATGTTCTTTTCAATTAATCACATTCACATTTTCTATATTAGCGATAACTATACCctattataatgtaaatgtttattaagATCGTTGCATATTATGTACATCCTACACAAGAACAAATATTAcaagatttattttatctttgcgCACAAAGTTCGTTTATTATATGTTAATTGTACTTAAAGTGTATCTAGATGAAAAACGAATACAAATTAATATCATGTCATTTGTGGCCGAGGCAGGATTCGAACCTCTAATTGTGTGTATTTTAGTCGTCCCGCCTCCCTGGAATTTCCTTCGTTCCTATTGGCTAGTCAGCAGAGACGCACAGGCCTGCGCCGTAACCTACGCCGTACCTGACGTGCACCTCTCCAAATACCTAACAGCGCGTCAATTCTACGCGGACCGCAAGCGTtgtgattggtctgctagaaccCCTCCCTTCGTATGCACTTGAGTTTTGTGTGCGTTTATGAGCActgtaatatagtttaatgtcacaccttcttatttaaaataaaacaaagcaaagaacaagtgtCATTTATTATACTATAGCATTATACATCAGTAGTTGTCCGCGACAAACAATGTTGATCTGCCGTGGTACACGTCCTTGTGGAGATTGAAAGAATGCCATCTTCTGTTCCGTTGTTGTCtcctttttgtagttttaaataatgatttaatgatttgatatttatttgctgCCGCCACGGCTTCTCCTACGAGTCGCTTCTTCTTCGGCTTTTGCCGTGGTACTGCGGGTTACACCAGCAACATGCCCGTGGACACTGCGGACTAGCGCTCTGCATGTGTACTGCACTTCGACGCGGACGACGACAcagaagtataaatgaaaaccgaCGCACAGCTTACGGCGTCGAGGCTACAGCGTAGGTTCGACgtagaagtataaattgggcttaaaGGCTGTCTTTAGCCTCCCAATGCAGAACAACAGTCGCATCTCAGATCAGCGGCAGGAGTCGGATTTCTTTTATCACGTGAGgagagtgagtcgagctgacGAGCGAGGTGAGAAAGACAAGACGTTGGCGGAAGATTTAGTTTCTAGTTTCGAAATACAAAAGCACCttctttgaaaatattttagacCTTGGACCGCCTTTTGACTTTTGTCATTTATCTAAGATCATTTTGGAAGCTTTTTTAACAttcgtttcttatttatttggttccatctgattttcagtgttttatatttaaactttGAGTAAGTTATTTTTTATCTTATATTACGTCCATAGCACAgagtatttgtatttgttttgttaataaattaaacattctaTGTTTAATATAAGTGATTTTGTCGTAGCctactgttttgttgttgtcaatTCAATGACGCCGAATTGCCGCTAATTCGCGCACAGGCATTTACAAGCGAATAAAAGcgaagaaaagagaaaactcTCATGAACTACTTCACTGTCACAACCCTGCTGGAGTAGTGTGAGAACATTACTACCCCGACCCCTTTTAAGCTCTTGGGTCTGAATGGGCGGGGCCATAATTAGATGAGCATCAGACTTTGCCTGTATAGACTGTTTCATCGGGAGTATGTGCCTGGCCCTAAGTTAACTTCcggtttgtgtttgtttgttggtcTGGCTAGTGGCGCCGACTACAAACGCAGGTAAAGTTAAGGTGTTGAGTGAGGTGATGACTAGGctgaagttgggctcaggtttttgtgctgtgggatgtgttttccatacatttatttgtggcggcccgccacaatatcaaaactgacagccacaaatagattttccaaaaggcttttacttagttgaataaacatgagcactgcacgtttcaaaaacaaaacacggCGCAGGTGTTTCTATATCACTGTATCTCCGAAGGAAAcggactgtcttcagaaacatttcgatgtcattttcatttcatcttgcctTTAATGTCTGATGaagcagcatttgtgagcgGAGCGCTGTTTGGTGTGCAgctgttaccggggaaacctctatTTTGGTTGCTACAAAAGCGCCTCCTGTTGGTAGAGGGTGCATTTGCATGTTTAGTAAGCGTAATCTACCCGAGAGGGACTTTGCTGTTGTTATTGGCTGCAtcctaaaactgaaaaatgctgccttcggAGGACACATTCCAAGGTAGGAAGGCATCAAGGCACGTCTGAATCCAAAGttagcttcacttcctgtctcatgAGATACCTTCATCTGATCGATttgtgaaggcagcatagatgtattcttcgctgcctttgatatcccacaatcctgtgcgttccattccgtgacggttgagctaaaaaataaagatggcatCTGAAAGTTGTGTTTGGTggttagtttgtgtgtaaatgtatatttcttattaactttttccatttttgatgttatttctagtGAGAAAttagtattatagtaattaaatatttgtttagttatcaccaaaactcattatattttgttttagatCGTTAAACCGTTAcgctgcctcagaagcctgtccGAAATCAGATTCGTGAGGTGCCTTTGTGCAAAAACactgcctgcaaagtcattgcctcATGAGGCAGCGAGGCAGCAAATCAGCTGCCtaagttttcggatgcagccttCGGATTCTTTGCTGAAGCCTACCAGAAGTAGGGCCACAAAAGTATCTTTGAGCAAGTatctttattctcaaaaaacttttgtttttatgtttttcatttttacatttaaataattccaAACCCAATTAATTTGCTCTTGTAACCCAGCTGTGAGAAAAGATTAAGTGTGCATCATTAGTTTAACAAAATGGATTTCTTAACTAACCACTTAGAGGTATATGAATTattatgaacattaatttatcatttaattatttgtttttctttgttgcTTTGCTTCACAGTTTAACACATCCTCACATTATCAGCTCATGTAGGGGAATCACtagaattgtaaaaaaaaaaaaacccatctcAGCAAAGGtgaaataataaacagaacagcagaggttttattaaaaatattagtagaaatcatccaaaataaaataaataaataaaaataaactctaAATGCAAGAATGTACAAGACTCACCAAAGCAGCTCCATCAGACAGAACAGAGAGAGGATTATTATACAAACAATCTGTCCATTATACCACACAAGAAAATGACTTTGAACACTGCATGCAAATATCCATAAACTATAAATCTCGCCtggtatttgtttttgtttttttaatgtatgttatCACTGTTTCCTCAGGGTGGTCAgagttttttctttgttttctgagaaggaaaaaaaagaacaattctcattcattcattcattcattcattcctctataaatttttgctttttaaatattgttgcaAATTGTGTGAGGCTGAAAAACTCACCAGCACAGGTGATCTGAAGAAGAATCACAGTAGGGGCAACAAATACTGCAAACTCGACAATAATCACAATCACTGCAGGAAAGATGTGGacagatgaaaaaaacaaaacagactcAATCTGTGAAACTGGGAATGAAATCAAAGGTTTAAAACGAACAGTTCTTGACAAAGCACTGCAGATGAACCATTTCAGCACTGTTGGACTGTACCTCTGAGTAATGATCCAGCAGTCCTACTGACTTCAGTTCGTGCTGGATCTGTGATCATGTAACATACAAACCACACATCATCATCAACATCACATCATGCTTGAGCTTCACGTCACAGAAATGATAAATATGTGCTGGAGCCTGTGGGGATTTCCACTGCTGAGTCTGTCATCTATTATCACTTAAGATTTCGCTTATGTAGGCATATAGATTCAgatagctatatatatatatatatatatatatatatatatatatatatatatatattttagtattattaattgTCATTTACTAAATGTACTGGTGCTTCAACAATATTTGTGTACAATGTATAATGATGCCTATTATAACATCACTTAGACTTGTATATACTGGCGGGTGACGCTAGGGGGCGATGGTGAGCCGCAGGGAGTTTCATTCATGTATGAAGAAGTCACACTGCCAGTCGTTAAAACACACTACTGTGAAATGAACTAATTTCTTGTTGTGTTTATTAACTTTGCAGGTAAGATAAGTGATGTGGCATCGCAGCTTAAGTTCATGAAAGGTGTATGTTATATGGGgatttcatgtgtttgtttaatGCACTTATGTTTTGAATGGATAGAATTGACGCGTTAGAGCACCCGCGTCGAGGCCGCGCGAAGTATTGCGTCATGAAAGTGATTGATGTTGACAGaagattataattaaaaatgcactcaATCTTGTTTGTAAAAGGAAGTTAAGTAATATTCGATTATAAAGGCATTTGTATTCTGTAATTTTATCATTGTTTAATGATTACTATGATGCTGGTGGAGTTTACAAATGTTTAGTATTAAGTGTACTTAACAGTGCGTATACACAGTTAGTGTGTTCATTGAGTGTTATTGTAGTGCTAATTTCAGTGAGTTATAGTCTATATGGTGGAATGTATTGTTCTCATTATTGCTTTACTTTATGTAACGTTATATCAGAAGATTGCGCAAAGTGAGTTTATTGAACTAGAGTTTCATTCATGTATGAAGAAGTCACACTGCCAGTCGTTAAAACACACTACTGTGAAATGAACTAATTTCTTGTTGTGTTTATTAACTTTGCAGAGtgtgacaaaataaaaactaatatgtGCCACCAGACAACATCGCCTCTTCTGTGTGTGCAACACTTAGGACCCTTTTATGCTCAGAAATAGCGCTGCCTATATGACTACATGAAGCAATGTATGACTTGTTTATGTGCAACTCTTCAGTTTTTTCAGTGAGGAAGGAAAGTTACTCACTCACCTGAACTCTTGACATTATATGCGGCTGTGCTCTTCACTTGATTTCCGTGAGTAACTTCACATCTCCACTCTCTGTGGTCATCTTCATTCAGGAGTGTTGTAGTCAGAGTGCTGATGCAGAGTCTTGAAGCTGATATCTGATATCCAGAGTCTGATATCGTCAGATTAACACCAGTCTGATTCACCCAGAACAGCTCAATTTTCTCAGAACGGATCAAATCATCACAAGAGACTCcagcaaatgaaaatgaatacaactgacaggagagagtcacagagCGGCCTGCACTGATCTCAGTctgtgaggatgatgatgatgaagagactgaaacacaaaataacacacacTTTTCAATCATCATGGGAGATTAAACCAAGAATTTGCCCTTTTTAAATTGATCATAAAATTACCATGAAGAACATGCAGAAAAACTCGAGCATCAGGTCCTTGTTTGTTATTCACATATTGTCTGCAGGTGTAAATGCCATAATCTTCTTTTGTGACGTTATTGATGTTCAGAGAGCAGTCAGACCCCAGACTCAGTCTCTCATGTCTCTCAATGTCTGTCTTCTTTATCCCTGAACCAATCAGTTCAACTGCTGTTAAATTGCCGTTGTAGTTCCATACAGTTGATTTGCAGTCAGGAAGAGCATTATTACAGGGCAGACGGACATTTTCACCAGAACTGATGAACACATGAGTCTCAATCACTCCACTGGAACCTGAAACACAAGAACATTTAAATGATCATTATTTATATCATAAAAtcattagagagagagagagctgtttaaatcacaaacacactctTAACATGAAGATAATTGAGCATCAGATGTTAAACTGTCTAGTTTTAGTTCATTCAGGAATAATCAATGTTCTGTTTGTAACACAAGAGTTGATCATGTTCAGGTGAACTCTTTCTCAGACTAATTCCACATGTCTTGTAGAGAAAACAGAGATTTCTTTACCTGTGAGAAGCGAAGAGAGAAAGATCAGTCCCAGCAGACACAAATGACACTTATCAGACATTTTCTCTTTCTGACAGTCTTACTCTTCATTACAACTCTTTCTTAAAACACTGTCCACCCTTCCTGTGTTTGCTCACTTCCTCTGATCTGACCGACTCAGTGTTTACATGCTGCTATTTAGAGACACAACGCCAGTCATAATGGAGTCAGAACTGAGAAGAGCTCAGGCAGTTTTAACCTGCAGTCATTCTGTAAACGTCTCAATCGATTAAATCTTCCCTCGAGAGCCGAGTGCGGACTGTTACTGGTGTTGTGATTAACTCGGTTTCTTCTATATTTCCTATGAACTGCCTATCCATAACCATAACCATAACCGCTAAACCCATGAAACACAAGATTTGACTTGACAGCAGATGTGAAACTTGTTCTTCAGTGTGAGAACTGCATATTGTTGATCAAACCACATTCACTCTGAACCCAATCTATAGGCTGTTCTTTGCATTACTGTTAGTTTTACTTCTTTCTTTTCCACCTTTtggcaaactttttttctcccttttcaaatttaaaatcacatcagaaaagcatttatttttaataaaaatgaaggaaatcatcaaaaagttgaacatatagtatcgggtagggttagggtaggtgtagggagggcttttgtcccaataaggtggcatccatttaataatttgaattaaaattaaaatttacacTCAGTAAGTTATTATTGTATactccctgctaaaaaaaaacccaatagaagcccaatagaaaccatcacagaaattccaatggtttccattacaataccattataaaccattagctttttccagtaaaaccattacatttctttatgtagtgtgttttgggcatttttccaataggatttaacatcccaccaatagaatccatcacataccagtagacaccattatagtttccattaaaaccaatacaattcccattataaccattaaatccattacattttctattgtgttttagacaaggttctattgtttttttcagcagggctgctttataatgttttacaatactgaggtgcagataattatttgcaataagtagtataaacaGCAGAAATCCtactattttaacatagtgtataGCATCCatcgctatttgcacttagtgtaaagagcatctatgctaataaaatatgctattttcacttagtggaAATAGCCGCTGCCCATGTTAAAttctagaaataaaataattaaaatattagtgATAAAACTGGTTTGTTACTGAAAAGGTATTCACTATCAATGACTTCATTCCTTGAGTCATACTAAGAATAATAATACCAATAATACCATAGTCAGTCAAACTCGCTGTCCACCATTTTGAAAAATCTTTGAAACCCTACAAAATCATTGGTCAGACTTTTGGCAAAACCATTTAACACATCAGCAAACTTGCATGATGCCAAAATGATTTTATCTCTGCAGTTGACAGCAAACTTTTGGCCGTCTCAGTTTCCACACTTCAGTCTTGAGCGCTTGAGAGCGTGTCAATGTGACAGGAAGTAAAACTTTGCAGTTTAAGTTCATTTAAATagaacaaaattatatattatttggtaataaaacagaaattgtTGGAAATTTGATTGGTGCAAACATGTATTGTAGATGTAATATGTATAAAGTTTAtcaaatgtatgtattttgtaAAATCGCTAAATAAGAAGCACCAGAATTACTAAACACAGTTATAGAGACTAATGAACAGACATTcagatgtttatctgaaagtgcaaaatatttcaattcaaagtatgtaaattaaattgtgCATAGACCTGCATTTTTACAGCAATGTAAGTTGTTTGGGGTTTTTCTCAGCACTAATAATCATCTCGGGTCGCTTTGTGTCTAGTATTTTCAGAAACGTGTTACTGCTGGCTGTGAGAACTCAGTTAGTTTGACCACACTGGTTTAACACACATTCAAATTCCTCTTCTttctttaactttaaatgttttctgCAATCCATTTACAAGTTCACTGTTTCATTGGTGCAGTTTatctacattttttatttcagtgttttcacaTAAAGCAGGGTTCCTCATCCAAACACCTGGCTTTGATTTTCAGGTAAACTCAAAGATCTCCATTAGTCGATTCTGGTGAGTTTAATTAGAGTTGAATGTGTTTGAAAATGTATCTCCAGGAGCAGGAATGAGGAACCTAATGTAGCTAAAGCACATTCATTTCTGCGTTTCTTTGAAACTCGAAACTTATATGATCTTGCATCTATCCAGCATTGCTCAAACATTTTGGAGAGATGAGTGAAGACAAATCTAGATCTGTCACAGAAAgagtcctcactgcagaacacaagatccagggggcgagattggatccagatccaactcctcccaccttacatacccctaaacctaccatctccaccccctggatggaTCTTGTGtactgcagtgaggggctactgtaCAGAAAGGGCCAGATGTAGGGGAATTCATgctaaaatgaaagtgttttttgttagAGATGTGGATGAACAGAATTATTTCTGCTGCAGCTACTCTAAATCTGCCAAACTGGCTATTGATGAAGATGAGCACATCCTATTTGAGGATGAAAATCTTCTCACGATACACAAGGTTCTCGCAACCAGTCCAGTGTTCTTCAAGGAATTCCACAAGTTTAAGTTTCAGGAGAGAATCTGTGCAAAGTGCTCACTGCTGTCTCCACATTTCCATGAGTGAATATATACAGCtactttatttactgtatttctgcaAACGATTatgataatattaattatgCAATTATCATGTTCCATATGAAGTTTTACAGTGATGTTTTGCATCTATTCCAGAGTCAAGTCCTTCTTACAATCTTGAAATAGTTGACAGCTACTCTACACTTTCATAACATGTTATTGCTGAGTGTGGGAACTCGTCTGAACCCAGATTCGCCTGATGATGCTGTGAATCTGAATCATTCTGATCAAGGATATTACAGTTTTggatttttaaattagtttttattttgcatttagatttagtcattttgcagacgcttttatccaaagcgacttacaattggtgAATACATAAAGcaattcatctt
The sequence above is drawn from the Onychostoma macrolepis isolate SWU-2019 chromosome 04, ASM1243209v1, whole genome shotgun sequence genome and encodes:
- the LOC131538803 gene encoding uncharacterized protein LOC131538803, with translation MSDKCHLCLLGLIFLSSLLTGSSGVIETHVFISSGENVRLPCNNALPDCKSTVWNYNGNLTAVELIGSGIKKTDIERHERLSLGSDCSLNINNVTKEDYGIYTCRQYVNNKQGPDARVFLHVLHVSSSSSSSQTEISAGRSVTLSCQLYSFSFAGVSCDDLIRSEKIELFWVNQTGVNLTISDSGYQISASRLCISTLTTTLLNEDDHREWRCEVTHGNQVKSTAAYNVKSSDPARTEVSRTAGSLLRVIVIIVEFAVFVAPTVILLQITCAENKEKTLTTLRKQ